A region of Streptomyces sp. NBC_01750 DNA encodes the following proteins:
- a CDS encoding phosphatidylinositol mannoside acyltransferase — MRERLTDGLYGLGWSTVKKLPEPAAAALGRTIADIAWKRRGKSVLRLESNLARVVPDASPERLAELSRAGMRSYMRYWMESFRLPAWSAERVANSVEIKDIHYLKDGLASGSGVILALPHLANWDLAGVWVTRALGIPFTTVAERLKPETLYDRFVAYRESLGMEVLPHTGGSAFGTLARRLRAGGLVCLVADRDLSASGVEVKYFGETARMPAGPAMLAQQTGALLLPVNLWYEDASMMKGRIHSPVEVPETGTKAEKTSSMTQALADAYATGITEHPEDWHMLQRLWLADLEERRL; from the coding sequence ATGCGGGAGCGTCTGACCGACGGGCTGTACGGACTCGGCTGGAGCACCGTCAAGAAGCTGCCCGAGCCGGCGGCCGCAGCGCTGGGCCGCACCATCGCTGACATCGCGTGGAAGCGGCGCGGCAAGAGCGTGCTGAGGCTCGAGTCCAACCTCGCCAGGGTGGTGCCCGACGCGAGCCCCGAGCGCCTCGCCGAGCTGTCCAGGGCCGGCATGCGTTCGTACATGCGCTACTGGATGGAGTCCTTCCGGCTTCCCGCCTGGAGCGCCGAGCGCGTCGCGAACAGCGTGGAGATCAAGGACATCCACTATCTGAAGGACGGACTCGCGTCGGGAAGCGGCGTCATACTCGCGCTGCCGCACCTGGCGAACTGGGACCTCGCTGGTGTCTGGGTCACCAGGGCCCTGGGCATCCCCTTCACGACCGTCGCCGAGCGTCTCAAGCCCGAGACGCTGTACGACCGGTTCGTGGCGTACCGGGAGAGCCTGGGCATGGAGGTCCTGCCGCACACGGGCGGCTCGGCCTTCGGGACGCTGGCGCGGCGGCTGCGCGCAGGCGGCCTTGTGTGTCTCGTCGCCGACCGCGATCTCTCGGCCTCCGGCGTCGAGGTGAAGTATTTCGGCGAGACGGCGCGGATGCCGGCCGGGCCCGCGATGCTGGCCCAGCAGACCGGCGCGCTGCTGTTGCCGGTCAACCTCTGGTACGAGGACGCGTCGATGATGAAGGGCCGGATCCATTCACCTGTCGAGGTGCCGGAGACAGGTACCAAGGCCGAGAAGACGTCCTCCATGACACAGGCGCTGGCCGATGCCTACGCCACGGGAATCACCGAACACCCGGAGGACTGGCACATGCTGCAGCGACTCTGGCTCGCCGACCTCGAGGAGCGGCGGCTGTGA
- the pgsA gene encoding phosphatidylinositol phosphate synthase — protein MLNKYARAFFTRVLTPFAAFLLRRGVSPDAVTLIGTAGVMAGALVFFPRGEFFWGTIVITLFVFSDLVDGNMARQAGVSSRWGAFLDSTLDRVADGAIFAGFALWYAGKGDDNVLCAVAIFCLASGQVVSYTKARGESIGLPVAVNGLIERAERLVISLVAAGLAGLHAFGVPGIEVLLPIALWIVAVGSLVTLGQRVVTVRREAAEADAAAHGNEAEAT, from the coding sequence ATGCTGAACAAGTACGCGCGTGCATTCTTCACGCGTGTCCTCACACCGTTCGCCGCATTTCTGCTCCGACGTGGGGTGAGCCCGGACGCGGTCACCCTGATCGGCACGGCCGGAGTGATGGCGGGTGCGCTGGTCTTCTTCCCCCGGGGAGAGTTCTTCTGGGGCACGATCGTCATTACGCTGTTCGTCTTCTCCGACCTCGTCGACGGCAATATGGCGCGTCAGGCGGGCGTTTCGAGCCGCTGGGGCGCATTCCTGGACTCGACGCTCGACCGCGTCGCCGACGGAGCGATCTTCGCCGGCTTCGCCCTCTGGTACGCGGGCAAGGGAGACGACAATGTGCTGTGTGCCGTCGCCATCTTCTGCCTGGCCAGCGGCCAGGTCGTCTCGTACACCAAGGCACGTGGCGAATCGATTGGCCTGCCGGTGGCCGTCAACGGTCTGATCGAGCGGGCCGAGCGGCTGGTCATCTCACTGGTCGCGGCCGGCCTCGCCGGACTGCACGCCTTCGGGGTGCCGGGAATCGAGGTGCTGCTGCCGATCGCGCTCTGGATCGTCGCCGTCGGCAGCCTGGTCACGCTGGGGCAGCGGGTCGTGACCGTACGGCGGGAAGCAGCGGAGGCCGACGCCGCGGCACATGGGAACGAGGCTGAGGCGACGTGA